From a single Silene latifolia isolate original U9 population chromosome 6, ASM4854445v1, whole genome shotgun sequence genomic region:
- the LOC141587649 gene encoding putative F-box protein At5g47300: MTNPQISSSSNNQFTQISEFKFLPPEIWFQILAKLPAKTLLILRCVCKSWCSIIDNPDFIHIHLQISQTNFEFNNRSLVALDSLGHRLNGEIGYSLTLHHLETLRETDLIFRISDSYRYHIIGSCNGLILVSRNQDPPFHKNKELRLWNPCIRKSLVIPACPFHRSLLLYCVFLFGYAAISKDYKIVAIASEKSVGEELRKMYVAVYTLRDQQWTVRNDGLNISFPNTICMLDHFVIYKASVFLKGVAYWLGNIDENRNHIFHLCSFDFDKEEIAFLELPSSWDESDSVRHLFLLGD; encoded by the coding sequence ATGACGAACCCCCAAATTTCATCAAGTAGTAACAATCAATTCACCCAAATTTCAGAATTCAAGTTCTTGCCACCCGAAATTTGGTTTCAGATTCTCGCAAAATTGCCAGCAAAAACCCTATTAATATTAAGGTGCGTATGTAAATCTTGGTGCTCTATTATCGATAACCCTGATTTTATTCACATTCATCTTCAAATTTCCCAAACTAATTTTGAGTTTAACAATAGATCGTTAGTAGCCCTGGACAGTTTGGGCCACCGTTTAAATGGTGAGATAGGGTATTCGTTGACACTTCATCATCTCGAAACGCTCCGAGAAACCGATCTGATTTTCAGAATATCTGATTCGTATAGATATCATATTATAGGTAGTTGTAATGGGTTGATTCTTGTGAGTAGAAATCAGGATCCTCCTTTTCACAAGAACAAGGAATTGAGATTGTGGAACCCTTGTATTCGTAAATCATTGGTAATTCCCGCTTGCCCATTTCACCGGTCTTTGCTACTGTATTGTGTTTTTCTGTTTGGGTACGCTGCTATTAGTAAGGATTATAAAATTGTTGCGATTGCATCGGAAAAGAGTGTGGGTGAAGAGCTTAGAAAAATGTATGTTGCAGTTTATACACTCCGTGATCAACAATGGACTGTTAGAAATGATGGGTTGAATATCAGTTTTCCGAATACTATTTGTATGCTTGACCATTTCGTTATTTACAAAGCTTCTGTTTTCTTAAAAGGGGTGGCATATTGGCTTGGGAATATTGATGAAAATCGGAACCATATATTTCATCTTTGTTCGTTTGACTTTGATAAGGAAGAAATCGCCTTTTTGGAACTGCCATCTAGTTGGGACGAAAGTGACTCAGTGAGGCATCTGTTTCTTCTTGGGGATTAA
- the LOC141587648 gene encoding F-box/kelch-repeat protein At3g23880-like, which translates to MKSSNYLPPEVWTQILITLPAKTLVRFRCVCKSWCSIIDNPDFIHTHFQLCKINSGNNNKLLVALEFLGRNGDEDYEYLLTVRQAETLRNLGRIFSKSDSYSYKIMGSCNGLLLVARHGPPCYLKELRLWNPCIRKSLVIPTYPLPSSLCDPELYVFGFAPDSRDYKVVKLAFGSSQDEESGDMYFAVYTLNNQQWTVRNDPVNVSILNIYDRRGLFYFVSTAVFFRGSAYWLAEKDKYMSGLFTHLGSFDFDRESITFLELPISLEKSYCLSFLFLLGGSLAVFRMSSATSSIWVLDQNNQKDPWTLWFSGKSSFQGFLLLKRHGSRKKIFYCEKDGGYFFYGKKAYNIVSCQVHELNNSMSSYLDLEMYSETLMLSTGYGARDLRFFP; encoded by the coding sequence ATGAAATCATCCAATTACTTACCACCTGAAGTTTGGACTCAGATTTTGATAACATTGCCTGCTAAAACCCTAGTAAGATTCAGGTGCGTTTGTAAATCTTGGTGCTCCATTATCGATAATCCTGATTTCATTCATACACATTTTCAACTTTGTAAAATCAATTCTGGGAATAACAATAAATTATTGGTAGCTCTTGAGTTCTTGGGACGTAATGGAGATGAAGATTATGAGTATTTGTTGACAGTGCGTCAGGCTGAAACTCTTCGAAATCTCGGTCGCATTTTTAGTAAATCTGATTCCTACAGCTATAAAATTATGGGTAGCTGTAACGGGTTGCTTTTAGTAGCACGACACGGCCCTCCTTGTTACCTTAAAGAATTGAGATTGTGGAACCCTTGTATTCGCAAATCATTGGTAATTCCCACTTACCCGCTTCCCTCTTCTTTGTGCGACCCTGAGTTGTATGTGTTTGGGTTTGCCCCTGATTCCCGCGATTATAAAGTGGTTAAGCTTGCATTTGGCTCTAGTCAAGATGAAGAGTCTGGAGATATGTATTTTGCGGTTTATACACTCAATAATCAACAATGGACTGTCAGAAATGATCCCGTCAATGTCAGTATTCTAAACATTTATGATAGGCGTGGGCTATTTTATTTTGTATCCACAGCTGTTTTCTTTCGAGGGTCCGCATACTGGCTTGCAGAAAAAGATAAATACATGAGTGGATTATTTACTCATCTTGGTTCCTTTGATTTCGATAGGGAAAGTATAACCTTTTTAGAACTGCCAATTAGTCTAGAGAAATCATACTGTTTGAGTTTTCTGTTTCTTCTTGGGGGGTCGCTAGCTGTTTTTAGGATGTCTTCTGCAACTTCCAGCATATGGGTGCTAGATCAGAACAACCAAAAGGATCCATGGACTCTATGGTTTTCGGGAAAATCAAGTTTTCAAGGTTTTCTATTGTTAAAGCGCCATGGTTCTAGGAAAAAGATTTTTTATTGTGAAAAGGATGGTGGCTATTTTTTTTATGGGAAGAAGGCTTATAATATAGTCAGTTGCCAAGTGCATGAGTTGAATAATTCTATGAGCTCCTATTTGGATTTGGAAATGTATTCGGAGACCTTGATGTTGTCCACAGGATATGGAGCCCGTGATTTGAGGTTTTTCCCATGA